Sequence from the Pseudomonadota bacterium genome:
GCCTACACGGCGGCGACAAAAACCCGCTTCAACTCCCTGCCCGACGCCACCTTCGTGGTCCACGACAGCGAGGCTAGCGACGACGATGATGACCACGAGCACGAGGCCTTAGCAGCGCCATGATGGACGACCTGGCCTCGCCGCTCGAGCATGCGTTGATCGTCTACAACCGAATCGAGCGTGCCCTCCTGCGCGCGCCGATGCGCCAGATCGCACCGGTACTGGGCGTCGCCTTGCTGGCGGCGGCGGGCTGGCTCACAACGGTGTCGCTGGGGGATCAGGCGAACGCCTGGCTCACGGGGGCGGGCAAGGGCCTGCACCTCTGCCTGGCGCTCATCGCCTTCGGGGTGGGTGCGGGCATGGTGCTGCGACAGGCTTGGGCGATCGTGGTGGGCGTGGTCGTCGTCGGCCTGCTACAGGTGCTGCCTTACGCGCTCGTGGGCGGGGCCGTGTTCGTCACCGGCGAGGCGTTGCGGATCGGCCTGACGGCCGTGGGGGCAGAGCTGTTCGCAATGGTGGCCGTGGCGATGGTAATCGCTGGCGACGACGGCTAGCGCCAGGCGCTCGTCAGCGGCGTCGATCGCCGCCGGGCCCCCGCGGCGTGACCTTCACGCGCGCCTTACCCTTATGGGCGGCGGGCTTCGCTTTCTTCTTCTTGCGCACCGTGCGTTTGCTTTCCAAACTCGGAATCGCATCGGCGTTGGAGAAGTCCCCACCCCACCGATCGCGGTGCATCGCCTCGGCTTCCTCGCGTATCCGCGCGTGCCGATTGGTCAGCAGCAGCGAGGAAGGATCGCACCTGCGCGCGCGCAGGATGCCGAGATCCACGGCGGCATCGAACAGGCTTGGGTACCAACGCTCCCAGCCCGGCATCGCCTTGTCGACCTGATCCTTCAAACTCACGCCAACGCTCTCCACGTTGCAAGTTGTCGCGCTTGAAACCCTACGGGGCGGGCGGCCACATAGCGGCCATCGCTCCTGCCGTGAGCAGCGCGAACACGACCGCATCGACCAGGCCGCGTACCACGTTACCCCAGGGCTTACCGTACCAGATTGCTTCGGGAATAAGCGCGGACCCGTGCGCCAACAGCGCCATCACGGCGACCGGCGGAAACACCGCATGATAGGAAGCGCCCAGGGGAACAAAGGTTTGCGTCGCCCAAGCGATGGCCGTGCACACGAGCGTGTAGTGGGCAAGCGTCAGCAACAGGTGACGACGGATCGATGGCACGCGATTGGGCAAGATCGTCAAGAAGGCGACGGGACCTGCGACGAAGCGTTCGCGACCCTCGGGCGTGGACGCATCTTCCCAGCGCTCGAGGTGTGGCAAGAGGTACTGACCGCGGCGCAAAGACTGACGCCGGATGGCCCGCGCGAAGGCCTCCTCGTCCTTTACCGGTCGGTACTCGCCGATGTGATGCGGCAGGGCCATCCACGAGACAGCACTTGCGAGCCAGACGAAGCCCGCCGCCAGCATCACCGGAAGGGCGAAGGTAAGCGCGAAATCCATTAGCGCCTCCAGCATGGCGATCAGGGCCGCAGGCGCCTCAGGGAAGCGCGGGCGCGAGCCGCGCAGAGACGTTCGAGCACACGCGCCACCCGGTCGCTCGAGAGCCAGTCCTCCCAATCGGCCGTCAGCTTGCGTGACCAGTTGCGGTACTCGAGGCAGGTGCCCGGCACGTTCACCGGATCGCGGATCTCCAGCAGATCCTCCGGCGCGATCGTAAGCAGCGCCGAGTGACTCCTACCTAAGAACTCGATAAGGGCACTGAGGAGCGGATAGTCGATGGGCGACCCGGCGCTCGCCACGGACCAACCCTGGGGCAGTAGTCCTTCGGTCTCGAGAGCGCGCAGAATGCGCTCGCGATCGAGCTCTCGCTCGCGATAGCTCTCTTCACGGATCTGCTCGTCGGGAAAGAGGCGCAACTCATCGCGCAGGGCGAGGTCGTGTCCTTCCCACCATCCCCACAGGGTGGGCAAGTCGTGGGTGGTGGGCGTGGCCAGAGCCTGATCCCGATAGGCCCCCGGCAGCAAGAACTCCTGGTCGTTGGACTTCTCGAAGTAGAGCACCCGGTAGGAGTAGATGCCCGCGGTACGCAGGGGGCCACGAATTTCATCAGGCACCGTGCCGAGGTCTTCCCCAATCACCATGCACTCGTTGCGTCGACTCTCCAGGGCCAGGATGCCGAGCATGTCCTCCATGGGGTAGCGCACGTAGGCACCCTCGAGGGCAGACTTGCCGGCGGGCACCCACCACAAACGCATCAGGGACATCACGTGATCGATGCGCAGTGCACCGCAGTGGCGCATGTTGGCGCGAATGAGGGTGGTGAAGTCACGGTAGGCGCGCTCGGCGAGGCGCAGGGGATGGATCGGGGGCGCGCCCCAGTCCTGCCCCTGCAGGGCGAGGCGATCCGGTGGTGCACCGACACTCGCGTCGAAGCAGTACAGCGCTTGCTCCCCCCAGGATTCCGCCCCCCCGGGGTCGGCGCCCACGGCGAGATCACGGTACAAGCCAACGTTCATGCCCGCGCTCAACACGGACTGCTGGGCGAGGCCCAGTTGCTCGTCCGCCAGCCACTGCAGGTACTCGAAGAAGCGAACGCGCGAGCTGCGCGCAGAAGCGAAGTCGGCCACGGCCGGAGACTTGGGTTCGTGGAACGCTTCCGGCCAGCTCTGCCAGCCCACGCTCTGCGGATCCTGCGCCTTGAAGTGCTCGGCCAGGGCGTCGTAGAGCACCTGGTGCACCAAGGGCTCGCCCATCTCCGCCACGAAGTTCTGCATCGCGAGCGCGCGGCCGCTGCCGCGCTGGATGTGGGTCGTATTGAAGTAGGCGAACATCCGCTCGAGCACCTCGAGCTTCAGCCGCGCCACCCGTTCGTAGTCCACGTGGGTGGCTTCGCGCGCCTGCGCGAGTTCGGCCTTGAAGTCATCGCTGGCGGCGAGCTGTTGGGCCTGCTCGCACTGATCGAACTCGGGCACGGCCGGAATATCGATATACAGCGCGTTGAGCATGGCGCGGCTCGACGGGCTGTAGGGGCTCGAGTGCTCGGGGCGGTGCGGGTAGAGCGAGTGCAGCGGGTTGAGGCCGATGTAGTCCGCCCCCGCATCGCGCAGGGCGGGGGCCAGGCGACGCAGGTCACCAAGGTCACCGATGCCCCAATTCTCGCGCGAGCGCAGCGTGTAGAGCTGCAGCCCCACGCCGAAGGTGTGCTCGTCGCGCGTGACCTCCTCGGGGCCATAGCCCGTTTCCGGCGCGATGATCAGGCGGGAGGAGACATCGAGCTCGCCGTCTTCCGAACGCAGGCGAAAATCGTGGTAGCCGGGGGCGAGGTCGAGGGGTAGCTGCAGAAGATACTGGCGATGCTCGACGCCATCGACTTCACGCACCGCTTTGGGGCTTCGTTCGCTGAAGGACACGACGCCTTCGCGATACTCACCGTTCTCCAGAGCGATGCCCCAGGTGATGGGCGCCTCGCAGTGCTTCGCCGAGAGGCGCACGGGCACCAGGGGACGGGCGTGTTCGCGCAGCACGATCGCCGGGCGCAGGGCATCCCGCCAAGGCTGCAGGGCAAGCCGGTCGAGCTCGGCGTTGATCGCCTGCTCATCATCGACGTTCACGCCCATGGCGCGCAGCAAGGCAGCCTTCGTGTCCGCAGACACGATGCAATGACGGCCCTGGTAGTCGAAGTAATCGGGCTGGATGCCACAGGCTTCGGCGAGCCTGTCGAGACTGCTCACGGGGGCCGCTTAGCTCCGCTCAGATCTTCCGCGTCAACGGTAAATGCAACGGGAGCGGCCGCCTCTTGTCGCCGGATGACGCCGGGTTATGTAGCAGCGCCCGTAGGCGAGCACAGAACGGCCGTTCCCAAAGCCGCTGAGTATTGCACGGCCGTGCCTTGCGGCCTAGGAACCGCGCCCGCTTCGCAGGCGGCGGCGCAGCGCCGCAGGCCCACCGACCCACGAGGAAGTCTCAGGCCGGCTCGGCCAGCAGGGCCCTC
This genomic interval carries:
- the malQ gene encoding 4-alpha-glucanotransferase — translated: MSSLDRLAEACGIQPDYFDYQGRHCIVSADTKAALLRAMGVNVDDEQAINAELDRLALQPWRDALRPAIVLREHARPLVPVRLSAKHCEAPITWGIALENGEYREGVVSFSERSPKAVREVDGVEHRQYLLQLPLDLAPGYHDFRLRSEDGELDVSSRLIIAPETGYGPEEVTRDEHTFGVGLQLYTLRSRENWGIGDLGDLRRLAPALRDAGADYIGLNPLHSLYPHRPEHSSPYSPSSRAMLNALYIDIPAVPEFDQCEQAQQLAASDDFKAELAQAREATHVDYERVARLKLEVLERMFAYFNTTHIQRGSGRALAMQNFVAEMGEPLVHQVLYDALAEHFKAQDPQSVGWQSWPEAFHEPKSPAVADFASARSSRVRFFEYLQWLADEQLGLAQQSVLSAGMNVGLYRDLAVGADPGGAESWGEQALYCFDASVGAPPDRLALQGQDWGAPPIHPLRLAERAYRDFTTLIRANMRHCGALRIDHVMSLMRLWWVPAGKSALEGAYVRYPMEDMLGILALESRRNECMVIGEDLGTVPDEIRGPLRTAGIYSYRVLYFEKSNDQEFLLPGAYRDQALATPTTHDLPTLWGWWEGHDLALRDELRLFPDEQIREESYRERELDRERILRALETEGLLPQGWSVASAGSPIDYPLLSALIEFLGRSHSALLTIAPEDLLEIRDPVNVPGTCLEYRNWSRKLTADWEDWLSSDRVARVLERLCAARARASLRRLRP